The Polymorphobacter megasporae genome window below encodes:
- a CDS encoding nucleotide-binding domain-containing protein, translating to MNRALKYLRDIQHDFNVSSILLTTMLGERIEWSDEGATAFADVPTTLKTLISRLDDWMSARRLKPEVRNPHLRHEDFSSSMTQDEYTELRAVISNIRQDVDAAYSTKGRFASISAWQEVFGVEFAKGAAILAKSYLSEEARSDVDEDEAALLGGVLDAGHAHGDAIVDRISRYGRWLWSPSLDRPAHMRPPVWARADIVSDRVYVTAKWSAARHDPMRREIADFEKLPPQGGIWFDLKVNDGIVLPDGYFVRYRVTNTGRVALALGKGRGGFEEPQEGTQRWEVLEFHGVHLVEAFVIRRHDSKLVGQSSPFHVMID from the coding sequence TTGAATCGGGCTCTTAAGTATCTTCGTGATATCCAGCATGACTTTAATGTTTCATCCATTTTGCTGACAACGATGTTGGGCGAGCGCATCGAATGGAGTGATGAAGGCGCGACCGCCTTTGCAGATGTGCCTACAACTCTCAAGACTCTAATCAGTCGTCTTGATGACTGGATGTCGGCGAGACGACTTAAACCCGAAGTGCGCAATCCTCATTTACGGCACGAAGATTTTTCATCTTCGATGACGCAGGACGAATATACCGAATTGCGAGCGGTCATCAGCAATATCCGACAAGACGTTGATGCCGCTTATTCGACCAAAGGTCGTTTTGCCAGCATATCAGCTTGGCAGGAGGTTTTCGGTGTCGAATTCGCTAAGGGCGCCGCGATTCTCGCCAAGAGTTACTTGTCCGAGGAGGCGCGCTCCGATGTGGACGAGGATGAAGCGGCTCTCTTGGGGGGCGTGCTTGATGCTGGTCATGCACACGGCGATGCAATCGTTGACAGGATCAGTCGCTACGGGCGCTGGCTATGGAGCCCTTCGCTCGACCGCCCGGCGCACATGCGACCACCGGTTTGGGCTCGAGCCGATATCGTCAGCGACAGAGTCTACGTAACCGCGAAATGGAGCGCCGCACGACATGACCCCATGCGCAGAGAAATCGCCGATTTCGAGAAACTGCCACCACAAGGCGGCATCTGGTTCGACCTAAAGGTGAACGACGGAATTGTTCTCCCAGATGGTTACTTTGTTCGGTATCGCGTGACCAACACTGGTCGCGTCGCGCTGGCTTTGGGCAAAGGGCGCGGAGGGTTCGAAGAGCCTCAGGAGGGAACCCAGCGCTGGGAGGTGCTAGAGTTTCACGGAGTCCACTTGGTCGAGGCATTCGTCATCCGCAGACACGACAGCAAATTGGTAGGCCAGAGTTCGCCATTTCACGTCATGATCGACTAG
- a CDS encoding family 1 glycosylhydrolase, with the protein MPKTFMFATGIENSNPTINGGRTRIDELESCGHYRYWKTDIDLVQEMCISYLRYGPPLHRTWLGDGRYDWEFADLAFAEIYRKNIVAIVDLCHFGLPDWLGNFQNSDFPKLFARYAADFATRYPFIQFYTPVNEMFICALFSAKYGWWNEEGVTDQTFVTALKNLVRANVLAMRAILKVRPDAIFIQSESSEYFHAEGPSAIAKAEMLNSMRFLSLDLNYGTRVDSGMYHYLADNGMSRDEYDFFMNQRLKPHCIMGNDYYWTNEHRVMMDGNSRASGEVIGYDAITKQYYERYRLPVMHTETNFNDGADGEGAVDWLWKQWANVLRVRNDGVPILGFTWYSLTDQVDWDSALRETNGNVNPVGLFDLNRNIRPVGKAYKHLMSQWCTVLPTQSMCLVVPTIWPQEYDEPHARRQRADALEYRTWLDGSEAGT; encoded by the coding sequence ATGCCAAAGACCTTCATGTTCGCGACGGGCATTGAGAACTCCAATCCGACCATCAACGGCGGACGGACCCGTATCGACGAACTCGAAAGCTGCGGGCACTACCGGTACTGGAAGACTGATATCGATCTCGTGCAGGAGATGTGCATCAGCTACCTGCGTTACGGACCCCCCCTTCATCGTACGTGGCTTGGCGACGGTCGTTACGACTGGGAGTTTGCCGATCTCGCCTTTGCCGAGATATACCGCAAGAACATCGTCGCGATCGTCGACCTGTGCCACTTCGGCCTTCCCGACTGGTTGGGCAATTTTCAGAACAGCGACTTCCCCAAGCTGTTCGCAAGATACGCCGCCGACTTCGCGACGCGCTATCCGTTCATCCAGTTCTACACGCCGGTGAACGAGATGTTCATCTGCGCACTCTTCTCCGCCAAGTACGGCTGGTGGAACGAGGAGGGGGTCACCGACCAGACCTTCGTGACGGCCCTGAAGAACCTGGTGCGAGCGAACGTCCTGGCGATGCGAGCCATCTTGAAGGTCCGTCCGGACGCGATCTTCATCCAGTCCGAATCTTCCGAGTACTTTCATGCCGAGGGTCCGAGCGCGATCGCCAAGGCCGAGATGCTGAACTCGATGCGCTTCCTGAGTCTTGACCTGAACTACGGCACTCGTGTCGATTCCGGTATGTACCATTACCTCGCCGACAACGGCATGAGCCGGGACGAGTACGACTTCTTCATGAATCAGCGACTGAAACCGCACTGCATCATGGGTAACGACTATTACTGGACCAACGAGCACCGGGTCATGATGGACGGCAACAGCCGCGCATCTGGCGAGGTGATCGGCTACGACGCGATCACCAAGCAGTACTATGAGCGCTACCGCCTGCCGGTCATGCACACCGAGACCAACTTCAACGACGGCGCCGACGGCGAAGGCGCGGTTGACTGGCTGTGGAAGCAATGGGCGAACGTCCTGCGGGTGCGGAACGACGGCGTACCGATCCTCGGCTTTACATGGTATTCGCTGACGGACCAGGTCGACTGGGATTCGGCGCTTCGCGAGACGAACGGCAACGTCAATCCCGTCGGACTGTTCGACCTGAACCGCAACATCCGACCGGTCGGCAAGGCCTATAAGCACCTGATGTCACAATGGTGCACCGTCCTGCCGACCCAGAGCATGTGCCTCGTCGTTCCGACGATCTGGCCGCAAGAGTATGACGAGCCGCATGCAAGGCGGCAACGTGCGGACGCGCTCGAGTACAGGACATGGCTCGATGGCAGCGAAGCAGGCACCTAG
- the glk gene encoding glucokinase yields the protein MEVVAADIGGTHARFAIAEVVGGRVVALRSEVTMKVIEHASLQLAWRAYATALGRRLPRAAAIAVAGPVGGDVLKLTNNPWIIRPALIPEKLEVDDFTLCNDFVAVGHTVASLGESGLAHLCGPDRPLSATGVVSIVGPGTGLGVALLVGSGNSYHVIGTEGGHPDFAPLDSIEDSLLRRLRARHNRVSVERVVAGPGLSAIYKTLAEIEGVTTADLTDQALWTAALAGHDPLAAAALDRFCLSLGAVAGDIALTQGGFGGVVIAGGIGLRLAGHLPRSGFRQRFVAKGRFQPLMASIPVKLLTYAQPGLYGAAAAFAHNRLEDVRLRQSLD from the coding sequence ATGGAGGTCGTCGCGGCCGACATCGGCGGCACTCATGCGCGCTTCGCCATCGCCGAGGTCGTCGGCGGCCGCGTGGTCGCGTTGAGGTCTGAGGTAACGATGAAGGTGATCGAGCATGCTAGCCTGCAACTGGCATGGCGCGCGTACGCGACCGCGCTCGGACGTCGATTGCCGCGCGCCGCCGCGATCGCGGTCGCGGGCCCGGTGGGCGGCGATGTGCTCAAGCTGACGAACAACCCCTGGATCATCCGCCCGGCGCTGATCCCCGAGAAGCTCGAGGTCGATGACTTCACGCTGTGCAACGATTTTGTCGCGGTGGGTCACACTGTCGCGTCACTCGGTGAAAGCGGCCTCGCGCATCTCTGCGGCCCCGACCGACCGCTTTCGGCGACCGGTGTCGTGAGCATCGTTGGCCCCGGGACCGGGCTTGGTGTGGCCTTGCTGGTCGGTTCGGGAAATAGTTACCACGTGATTGGCACCGAGGGCGGACATCCTGATTTCGCCCCACTCGACAGCATCGAGGACTCGCTGCTCCGCCGCCTCCGCGCCCGCCACAACCGCGTCTCGGTCGAGCGCGTCGTTGCCGGGCCGGGGCTATCGGCTATCTACAAGACCCTCGCCGAGATCGAGGGGGTCACGACCGCCGACCTGACCGATCAGGCACTATGGACCGCAGCGCTGGCCGGGCACGACCCGCTCGCTGCCGCGGCGCTCGACCGTTTTTGCTTAAGCCTCGGCGCGGTTGCAGGCGACATCGCACTGACACAGGGCGGCTTTGGCGGGGTCGTCATCGCCGGCGGCATTGGCCTGCGGCTCGCCGGGCATTTGCCCAGATCAGGGTTCCGCCAGCGTTTCGTCGCTAAGGGCCGCTTCCAGCCGCTGATGGCATCGATTCCGGTCAAGCTACTGACCTATGCCCAGCCAGGCCTCTACGGTGCCGCAGCCGCCTTCGCCCATAATCGACTTGAAGATGTCCGCTTGAGGCAGTCTCTCGATTAA
- the msrA gene encoding peptide-methionine (S)-S-oxide reductase MsrA: protein MTEERALLAGGCFWGMQDLIRRRPGVVSTRVGYTGGEVANATYRNHGNHAEAIEIVFDPAKTSYRTLLELFFQIHDPSTKDRQGGDLGTSYRSAIFYTSDEQRAIAENTIADVDASGLWPDTVVTEVSKAGDFWEAEPEHQDYLERRPNGYTCHFVRPSWVLPRRTVEA, encoded by the coding sequence ATGACGGAAGAACGCGCATTGCTCGCCGGCGGCTGCTTCTGGGGCATGCAGGACCTGATAAGGCGCCGGCCCGGCGTGGTATCGACACGGGTTGGCTATACCGGGGGCGAGGTCGCCAATGCCACCTATCGAAACCACGGCAACCATGCCGAGGCGATCGAGATCGTCTTCGATCCCGCGAAGACGTCGTATCGGACCTTGCTGGAACTCTTCTTCCAGATCCACGATCCGTCGACGAAGGACCGGCAGGGTGGCGACTTGGGCACCAGCTACCGGTCGGCGATCTTTTACACCAGCGACGAGCAGCGCGCGATCGCCGAGAACACGATCGCGGACGTGGACGCCTCGGGCCTCTGGCCGGATACCGTCGTCACCGAGGTGAGCAAGGCGGGCGACTTCTGGGAGGCCGAACCCGAGCATCAGGATTACCTCGAGCGGCGGCCGAATGGCTATACCTGCCATTTCGTGAGGCCCAGCTGGGTGCTGCCGCGCCGAACGGTCGAGGCCTAA
- a CDS encoding YkgB family protein: MASTEASRPDETGPHNRTLWEGDDVERSGGWAITVALSIVFLWFGGLKFFSFEQQGLVGIISNNPLISWLYTLFGVAGGAIFLGVFEIASGLLIAGRLLDPRLSAVGSAMGVWSFLLTLSCMFTTPGVIQSGYEGTPALSALPGAFLLKDVVLLSACWWHLGTSLREMRQRRRT, translated from the coding sequence ATGGCAAGCACGGAAGCATCCCGTCCCGACGAGACCGGTCCACACAATCGGACCCTTTGGGAGGGCGACGACGTCGAGCGATCCGGAGGCTGGGCCATCACGGTAGCCCTGTCCATCGTCTTTCTGTGGTTCGGCGGCCTGAAGTTCTTCAGCTTCGAGCAGCAGGGTCTGGTCGGCATAATTTCGAACAATCCCCTGATCTCGTGGCTCTATACGCTCTTCGGGGTGGCTGGGGGCGCGATCTTCCTAGGCGTCTTCGAGATCGCGAGCGGGCTGCTGATCGCTGGCCGGCTCCTTGATCCCCGCTTGTCCGCGGTCGGCAGCGCCATGGGCGTCTGGTCATTCCTCCTGACGTTGTCATGCATGTTCACGACGCCGGGCGTCATCCAGTCCGGCTATGAGGGCACGCCCGCTCTTTCGGCGCTTCCGGGAGCATTTCTGCTGAAGGATGTCGTTCTGCTTTCTGCATGCTGGTGGCACTTGGGCACGTCGCTCAGGGAGATGCGTCAGCGCCGTCGAACCTAG
- a CDS encoding NADP-dependent phosphogluconate dehydrogenase has protein sequence MRLAMIGQGRLAVDITGRLIEAGHEVVVFNPGVQGVDAVAIEGAAAARSLDDLLASLEPPRILWIMLAPGEPTEVAIADLVELGSPGDVVVDGSDTFYKDDIRRAASCSARGIHLLDVGIMDGHSGSRRGYCMAIGGDAASVKLLDPIFDALAPGAGDIAPTRSRLGSDDRAERGYVHAGPTGAGRFVKMVHDAVGFGLMQAYAEGFDILQGRGSAKLPDESRFQFNLADIAEVWRRASATSSRLLDLTASALAEQGDLNRFNGRVSDPGEGHRTIEAAMEETVPAHVLSAALFARYRSRVDATFGDKVLSATLFGLSGHWTLEP, from the coding sequence ATGCGTCTCGCGATGATCGGTCAGGGTCGACTGGCGGTCGACATCACCGGCCGTTTGATCGAAGCTGGCCACGAGGTCGTGGTCTTCAATCCAGGCGTGCAGGGGGTCGACGCGGTCGCCATCGAGGGTGCCGCCGCCGCCCGCTCGCTCGACGACCTCCTGGCGTCGCTCGAACCGCCCCGCATACTCTGGATCATGCTAGCGCCCGGCGAGCCGACCGAAGTCGCGATCGCCGACCTCGTCGAGCTCGGTTCCCCGGGCGACGTCGTGGTCGACGGGAGCGACACCTTCTACAAGGACGACATCCGGAGGGCGGCGTCCTGCAGCGCGCGGGGAATCCATCTTCTAGACGTCGGGATCATGGACGGGCATTCCGGCAGCCGACGCGGCTATTGCATGGCGATCGGGGGCGACGCGGCGTCCGTCAAGCTGCTCGACCCGATCTTCGACGCGCTGGCGCCCGGCGCGGGCGACATCGCCCCCACGCGAAGTCGGCTCGGCTCCGACGACCGCGCGGAGCGGGGCTACGTCCACGCCGGCCCAACCGGCGCCGGCCGTTTCGTGAAGATGGTCCACGACGCGGTCGGGTTTGGGCTCATGCAGGCATATGCCGAAGGTTTCGACATCCTCCAAGGCCGCGGGTCCGCGAAGCTGCCGGACGAGTCGCGGTTCCAGTTCAATCTCGCCGACATCGCCGAGGTGTGGAGGCGCGCGAGCGCGACGTCGTCTCGGCTGCTCGACCTGACCGCTTCGGCGCTGGCGGAGCAAGGTGATCTGAACAGGTTCAACGGTCGGGTCAGCGACCCGGGCGAAGGCCACCGCACGATCGAGGCGGCCATGGAGGAGACCGTTCCCGCGCACGTACTGTCCGCCGCCCTGTTCGCACGGTACCGCAGCCGGGTCGACGCCACGTTCGGCGACAAGGTCCTATCCGCCACGCTGTTCGGCCTCAGCGGCCACTGGACGCTCGAGCCTTGA
- a CDS encoding IS5 family transposase, producing the protein MPWTDTARRQHMRKGGRYPSDLRDAEWALIEPLFPAARSGGRRRTTCLRAVMDAIMYIASSGCAWRMLPKCFPATSTVRGYFYSWRDSGLLTTINHLLVMAAREQAGREASPSAGVIDSQSVKTTESGGICGYDAGKKVKGRKRHIITDTCGFLVFILVHAADIQDRDGAVDVLKAIRFRFPFLRHVFADGGYAGDKLKAALEGHGSWTLEIIKRSDTAKGFVLLPRRWVVERTFAWLGRCRRLAKDWERSIESATAWATIASIRMLTRRIARLSTH; encoded by the coding sequence TTGCCTTGGACTGATACCGCTCGCCGTCAGCATATGCGCAAGGGGGGGCGCTATCCAAGCGATTTACGGGATGCGGAATGGGCGTTGATCGAGCCGCTGTTTCCGGCAGCCCGCAGCGGCGGGCGTCGTCGCACGACCTGCCTTCGGGCGGTGATGGATGCGATCATGTATATTGCGTCGAGCGGTTGCGCCTGGCGGATGCTGCCCAAATGCTTTCCGGCGACGTCGACAGTGCGCGGCTATTTCTACAGCTGGCGGGATAGTGGGCTGCTGACGACAATCAACCACTTGCTGGTAATGGCAGCACGCGAACAGGCCGGCCGCGAGGCCTCACCCAGTGCTGGCGTTATCGACAGCCAATCGGTCAAAACAACGGAAAGCGGCGGAATTTGCGGCTATGACGCCGGCAAGAAGGTGAAGGGCCGCAAACGCCATATCATCACCGATACCTGCGGCTTTCTGGTGTTTATCCTGGTCCATGCCGCCGACATTCAGGACCGCGACGGCGCTGTCGATGTCCTCAAAGCCATCCGTTTCCGTTTCCCGTTCCTGCGCCATGTGTTTGCCGATGGTGGCTATGCCGGTGACAAACTCAAGGCCGCGCTTGAAGGCCATGGCAGCTGGACCCTCGAAATCATCAAGCGCTCCGATACCGCCAAGGGCTTTGTGCTTTTGCCCCGCCGTTGGGTTGTCGAGCGGACCTTCGCGTGGCTGGGCCGCTGCCGACGTCTCGCCAAAGACTGGGAGCGATCCATCGAAAGCGCCACGGCATGGGCAACCATCGCCAGCATCCGAATGCTCACACGCAGAATCGCAAGGCTCTCAACTCATTGA
- a CDS encoding transposase produces MIIWLSETQICRIEPHFSLSHGGPRVDHRRVINGIIFVIRNCLRWCNALKDYGPHKMIYNRFTRRSRWVRSTAFLQRSLDPVRPLLLESPHLGDGVLEQRVLVRFRERPP; encoded by the coding sequence GTGATCATCTGGTTGTCGGAGACACAGATTTGTCGGATCGAGCCGCACTTTTCACTATCGCACGGTGGGCCTAGGGTCGACCACCGACGCGTGATCAACGGGATCATCTTCGTGATCAGGAATTGCCTGCGCTGGTGCAATGCGCTCAAGGACTACGGACCGCACAAGATGATCTACAACCGCTTCACCCGCAGGAGCAGGTGGGTGCGTTCAACCGCATTTTTGCAGCGCTCGCTTGACCCGGTCAGACCCCTGCTTCTCGAGTCGCCACATCTCGGTGATGGCGTCCTTGAGCAACGTGTACTTGTCCGTTTTCGTGAGCGTCCTCCTTAG
- a CDS encoding SMODS domain-containing nucleotidyltransferase produces MKLVGSFADFLRDTVNLNQTRIDVLESSVESIKDFIKDSDWTPRVWKFVEQGSWAHDTIIKPVEGSEFDADLLVIIDPVEGWSASDYVKSLGDAFLASGLYKNKVAVWEYCVTITYAGSRKIDIAPCVRGRLNAGELEVCNADTEKFERSEPVLYTDWVKEKNGYSGSNSFRKVTRLLRA; encoded by the coding sequence GTGAAGCTGGTTGGATCGTTTGCTGATTTCCTACGCGATACTGTGAATTTGAACCAGACGAGGATCGACGTTTTAGAAAGTAGTGTCGAGTCCATCAAGGATTTCATCAAGGATTCGGATTGGACGCCGAGAGTTTGGAAATTTGTCGAACAGGGATCATGGGCTCACGATACGATCATCAAACCCGTTGAGGGAAGTGAGTTCGACGCTGATCTTCTGGTAATCATTGATCCAGTCGAAGGATGGAGTGCTAGTGACTATGTGAAATCTCTGGGTGATGCATTTTTAGCTAGCGGACTTTACAAGAATAAAGTTGCCGTGTGGGAATACTGCGTAACTATCACATACGCCGGATCTCGGAAGATTGACATAGCGCCGTGCGTGCGTGGCCGCCTGAACGCTGGCGAACTCGAAGTCTGCAACGCGGACACGGAGAAGTTTGAGCGAAGCGAGCCGGTGCTGTACACCGACTGGGTCAAGGAGAAGAATGGGTATTCCGGCTCGAACTCATTCCGCAAGGTAACGAGATTGCTTAGAGCCTGA
- a CDS encoding cation:proton antiporter domain-containing protein — MGDIQLLAALAPVILLLMLGVTAALASRAMGLSPIVGYLMLGLGLRFAGLNMVLDGGTIAILAALGVVFLLFDIGLDFSFTHIRAHASDIFGLGPVQVLAGTMVFCGLALFAGFPLAAALIIGATLALSSTAVVARLIAERHQQNCPVGLTATAILIFQDVAAIFLLIVAGALETHTPLLPALGIALAKAAAAFGVALLLGRFVVRPAFAMIARSRNEEVFTGIALLVALAAGWATGSVGLSLTLGAFLGGMIIAETPYRVVVQSEIKPFRGLFLSFFFIAVGLSIDVAALLRVWPALIGMTAVLITAKIAANAAASFSFRWSAPGSTQLSFLLAQGSEFAFVILSLSPIRQLVGERASAVLIASVAISLAVTPTLAEAGRNLAGRMRLRRPVLADPELKPHAEIEPVFIAGMGSAGRTLADALQAFGIGYAAIERDDRRLRRAVADGYKVGFGDFADPRIWGPIALHGRRISVLTTPSFEVSHELSSSMLDFYPALTRIVIVHDEVEAKRFSSIGMLTVIDRSVPAGLDVAELVLRQLGVEPAKIARWLVDEVARSLGPRPARAEAA, encoded by the coding sequence ATGGGCGACATTCAACTCCTGGCCGCGCTAGCCCCGGTCATCCTGCTGCTCATGCTCGGGGTCACGGCGGCATTGGCGTCGCGCGCGATGGGCCTCAGTCCGATCGTGGGCTACTTGATGCTCGGGCTGGGCCTGCGTTTCGCAGGCCTGAACATGGTACTGGACGGCGGAACGATCGCGATCCTCGCGGCGCTCGGCGTCGTGTTCCTGCTCTTCGACATCGGACTCGACTTCTCTTTTACGCACATCCGGGCTCACGCTTCCGACATCTTCGGACTCGGTCCGGTGCAGGTGCTCGCCGGAACGATGGTGTTCTGCGGATTGGCCTTGTTCGCGGGCTTTCCGCTTGCGGCCGCACTGATCATCGGCGCGACGCTAGCGCTCTCATCGACGGCTGTGGTCGCGCGTCTAATCGCCGAACGGCATCAGCAGAACTGCCCGGTGGGCCTGACCGCAACCGCGATCCTGATTTTTCAGGACGTCGCGGCGATCTTCCTGTTGATCGTCGCGGGCGCCCTCGAAACGCATACGCCACTGCTTCCCGCCCTTGGTATCGCGCTGGCCAAAGCGGCCGCGGCCTTCGGAGTGGCGCTGCTGCTTGGCCGGTTCGTGGTCAGGCCAGCCTTTGCGATGATCGCACGGAGCCGGAACGAAGAGGTGTTCACGGGCATCGCGCTGCTCGTCGCGCTTGCCGCCGGCTGGGCGACGGGCTCCGTCGGTCTTTCGTTGACCCTAGGCGCATTCCTCGGGGGGATGATCATCGCGGAAACCCCCTACCGGGTGGTCGTGCAATCGGAGATCAAGCCCTTCAGAGGCCTCTTCCTCAGCTTCTTCTTCATCGCCGTCGGGTTGTCGATCGACGTCGCCGCGTTGCTGCGGGTCTGGCCGGCCTTGATCGGCATGACGGCCGTCCTCATCACCGCGAAGATCGCGGCGAACGCCGCAGCCAGCTTCTCCTTCCGGTGGTCGGCTCCCGGCTCGACCCAGCTGAGCTTCCTCCTCGCCCAGGGATCCGAATTCGCGTTCGTGATCCTGAGCCTCTCGCCGATCCGGCAACTGGTCGGCGAACGCGCGAGCGCGGTGTTGATTGCCTCGGTGGCGATCAGCCTTGCCGTGACGCCGACGCTCGCTGAAGCCGGGCGCAACCTCGCCGGGCGCATGCGTCTGCGACGACCGGTGCTGGCCGACCCTGAACTGAAGCCCCACGCGGAGATCGAACCGGTGTTCATCGCGGGCATGGGCAGCGCCGGGCGGACGCTGGCCGATGCCCTGCAAGCCTTCGGCATCGGCTACGCAGCGATCGAACGTGACGATCGGCGTCTGCGTCGGGCGGTCGCCGACGGCTACAAGGTCGGGTTCGGCGATTTCGCCGATCCGCGAATCTGGGGTCCGATCGCGCTGCATGGTCGCCGCATCAGCGTCCTGACGACGCCTTCGTTCGAGGTGTCGCACGAGCTGTCGTCTTCGATGCTGGATTTCTACCCTGCCCTAACCCGCATAGTAATCGTCCATGATGAGGTCGAGGCGAAGCGGTTCAGCTCGATTGGCATGTTGACCGTGATCGATCGGAGCGTGCCGGCCGGGCTCGACGTCGCGGAGCTCGTGCTGCGCCAGCTCGGGGTAGAACCGGCCAAGATCGCGCGCTGGCTCGTCGACGAGGTGGCGCGCTCGCTGGGCCCGCGCCCGGCCAGGGCCGAAGCGGCGTGA
- a CDS encoding S-4TM family putative pore-forming effector, which produces MVEPPSEARRQSDIATRQNSPALLRLLKARQWRWHVARNWQKAQLVLLILLPAAIGTVGAVHPPWKAGLSVVASLLALVDIAVIDRRYREAIKTAARMSEVFDTCLLHLDWNKLTTGKHPTPEEVDRASRSWDRSSLTQPLENWYAHNIDCAPLALSRAICQRTNLTYDRDLRRIYATVLTVCAALSIAVLLAVGVFNNAPVVEFLITWCVPVSPFLFWILRERWRQLDAINANGPVIEEAERLIDAMIVDHSSDLRCEQASRELQNAIFTRRSTTYLMVPGIYGRRRDDSEQVMRAAASFWLEKAGLGNIAA; this is translated from the coding sequence ATGGTTGAACCACCGTCTGAAGCACGTCGTCAATCGGACATAGCAACGCGGCAGAACAGTCCGGCTCTGCTCAGGCTCTTGAAAGCGCGACAGTGGCGTTGGCATGTCGCGAGAAATTGGCAGAAGGCACAGCTCGTGCTTCTCATCTTATTGCCTGCTGCAATCGGTACTGTGGGCGCAGTGCATCCACCTTGGAAGGCCGGATTGTCGGTGGTCGCATCGCTTTTGGCGTTAGTCGATATCGCGGTGATTGATAGGCGTTACCGAGAGGCGATCAAAACTGCCGCTCGGATGAGCGAAGTTTTCGATACATGCTTGCTCCATCTGGACTGGAATAAACTCACTACAGGAAAACATCCTACACCCGAAGAGGTTGACCGCGCATCTCGATCTTGGGATCGAAGCAGCTTAACCCAACCTCTAGAAAACTGGTATGCTCATAATATCGACTGTGCGCCGCTCGCACTGTCGAGAGCGATTTGCCAGCGAACGAACCTGACATATGATCGAGATCTTCGAAGGATCTATGCTACGGTATTAACTGTATGTGCCGCTCTATCCATTGCAGTTCTACTGGCAGTAGGCGTGTTCAACAATGCGCCGGTGGTCGAATTTCTCATTACTTGGTGTGTTCCGGTATCGCCATTCCTGTTTTGGATATTACGCGAACGCTGGCGGCAATTGGATGCGATCAACGCGAATGGTCCTGTCATTGAAGAAGCAGAACGCTTGATTGATGCCATGATAGTCGACCATTCCTCGGATCTGCGCTGCGAGCAGGCTTCACGTGAGCTGCAAAACGCCATTTTCACACGACGCTCAACCACCTACCTGATGGTCCCCGGGATTTACGGCCGGCGACGTGATGACTCCGAACAGGTAATGCGAGCGGCAGCTAGCTTCTGGCTCGAAAAAGCCGGCTTGGGTAACATAGCCGCGTAG
- the msrB gene encoding peptide-methionine (R)-S-oxide reductase MsrB produces MPEYRRTDEALAALTPEQRRVTQESGTERPGEGAYLDNKEPGIYVDIVSGEPLFASSDKYDSGCGWPSFTKPIEPANVNELRDDTHGRMRIEVRSTYGDSHLGHVFPDGPQDAGGLRYCINSASLRFVHRDDMEAEGYGAYAGQVETMS; encoded by the coding sequence ATGCCTGAATATCGTAGGACTGACGAGGCACTCGCGGCCTTGACTCCTGAACAGCGTCGCGTGACGCAGGAAAGCGGAACCGAGCGCCCGGGAGAGGGCGCGTATCTCGACAACAAGGAGCCCGGCATTTACGTCGACATCGTGTCGGGAGAGCCCCTGTTCGCGTCATCCGACAAGTACGATTCTGGATGTGGTTGGCCCAGCTTCACCAAACCGATCGAGCCTGCCAACGTCAACGAGCTGCGCGACGACACGCACGGCAGGATGCGCATCGAAGTGCGCTCGACGTACGGCGACAGCCATCTCGGGCACGTCTTCCCCGACGGTCCGCAAGACGCAGGCGGTCTCCGCTACTGCATCAACTCGGCCTCGCTTCGCTTCGTCCATCGCGACGACATGGAGGCCGAAGGCTACGGCGCCTACGCCGGTCAGGTGGAGACGATGTCATGA